The Panicum virgatum strain AP13 chromosome 3N, P.virgatum_v5, whole genome shotgun sequence genome includes the window GTTCCTGATTTATAACTAAAAAAGGAATGTGCAAGAACTACTGCTACTTCTGGTATAGTATGTAACTACGGAGAAAAGGAAACAAATTCAAAATAACAGACTAACATTTTTACAGGCTTGCACAATGTCTGATTCAGGATATTGTGCATCCCCACGCACTTTCTGCAGAGTTACGTCAGTAAGACAAAAGTGGATAGCAACTATAATTAAGAGTCCCAAGAAGACAAGATAAGAATAGTGAGATCTGAAGCTACCTTGTTAAAGTACCGCTGAAGCAAGCACTCCTTGACCAGGCCTCGAGTGCCGTAATAGTAGAGCAAATTTAACAATAACTGTTGCATAAGTTGTCATCATTAGTTGGTTGGGATTACCTGGCAGGATAGAAAATGGCTAGTTGTAACTGAAAGAGGGAGTTACCTTATTATACAACCATTCACTCCAGGATGGGGCTTTGCACAGAGGGGAAACCAGCATCAGTCCTATTACCCTCTCCCGATATTTTGTCTACGACGGAGTATAAAATCCTTATTAGCACAGCCTCAAGAGAGACATTTTATATTAACTGATAAGTCTTGACTCATAAAAACACATACCGCAAAGAGTGTGAGGACATAGGCACCAGCCGTGACACCGAGGCACATCACAGATCCTAAACTGAGAAGATTGATGAAAAatgtgcaaccaaaattaaacaCATCTGACTATCCAGTGAATAATTTCTATAGACAAAGATCATACAGTGAAGAATCCATGCACTGGGACTAATGTCACGATACAGTACCTGAAGAAATCGAGCACATCTGCAACCTGATCAGCAAGATCATCAACAGATAGCACCGGCACATCACATGGGATTGGAGCCGCTCCCAGCTGTAGGGCTCTTAACAAAGGCCATGACAAACATCATGTAAGCAGCTGAATCAACACAAGCCCAACATAACGCATGATGAAGGTTGAACCGGCATTACTGACCTCGTGCCCCTGAGGATTGATGTGGTAGATGCAGAAATTGTGGAGCAGCAAAGACGCAGCTTCCGGGCAGAAGAACAATCCTTGGAAACAAGACAAGTCTGGCCAAGCCAGCAGAAAAACAGTAGCATATTAGCCATGTGTGGTTAGTGATCGCAGAATCCAGTCATAACAGTTATCAGTAAATTATAAAATCTGTGATGACACTCACAGTTCAAACCTACATCCGGGTAGGTAACAAGCGCAGGCTTGTCCTCGTCTCCATACACAGCAACTGTTACAGAACCACATCTCGTCCTCACAAGATGCTCCTGGTCAAGAAAAGGCACATCCTTTTTAGCTTTTAGCGCTAGTCCACACCCCAGCCAACATTGACCGCTCCGAAGTCCAAACAAAAGAAATTTGGAAGTGGAACAGGCTAAGTTTGGCAAATTTTGGGCGACTTCCAAATAGATGAACGCAGGGACTATCAATCGCCAAGAGGAAACATTTGAATCCCAGCCTAGCACAAGTACATGACTAGGAAAAAGAAACTAACGGAGCAGAGTTCTGTACAGCCGTCCAGCCTTGGTTTGAGAAAGATGATAAAAACAGCAAAACATTGGGTAGAACCACAAAAAACAAAAGCAGTTGATGACGTGACACATTAGTATAAATTGCATTTCACGGAATCAAAACATTTATGGGCGGTAGAGAAATAAAGCAGACGCAGTCCAATTACGCCCTAAAAGAACTAAAATTTAAAGGGGAAAAAAACGCCCCGAAACAATTGAAAAAGCAGGGCCACCCCCGATATCGaaaaactgaagaagaagaagtaacCCCATTTGGAACGGAACGGAAGCAAGAAAGCTACTAGGTGCTTGTCGTCGGACTCGGACCTTGCCGCCGAAGGAGATCCGCTCGACGTCCACCGAAAAGGAGGCCGAACCGCTGGACTCCCCCATTGCTGCTTCGCTTCCAAGGCGCCTCTCCCCACTTCCCTCCTCCTCggctcagcctccgcctccgcctccgcgcgcggGCGCGTATATATACGGCGCCGCAGGCTGCTCCTGCTCGGTTTGGTCATCCCTTCACCGACGGACGGGGGCCGGACGAGGAGTCAAACTCACCGGGTGGGTCGCTGCACCCCCTGCCGAACCGAGCCCCGTCTGTTTTGGATTGGATTTGTTGCGGACGCACCCGCTCTCGCCGCGCATCCCggtgggcccacctgtcattgaCCGTGGCTGGAGGCCTGGACGTGCCAGGGGCTTCACCTGATTGCCGTGGCCCCTGGCTAGTGTTGATGTGTTACGGGAGAAAAAATATGATTagtggctggtgttg containing:
- the LOC120664346 gene encoding protein NDL1-like isoform X9 encodes the protein MWFCNSCCVWRRGQACACYLPGYLSCFQGLFFCPEAASLLLHNFCIYHINPQGHELGAAPIPCDVPVLSVDDLADQVADVLDFFSLGSVMCLGVTAGAYVLTLFATKYRERVIGLMLVSPLCKAPSWSEWLYNKLLLNLLYYYGTRGLVKECLLQRYFNKKVRGDAQYPESDIVQACKNLLDEKQGENIWRFLQSINERHDLTDSLRKLQCRTLIFVGENSEFHEDAIHMTAKLDRRYCALVEVQDCGSLVTEEQPYAMLMPMEYFLMGYGLYRPYQLSGSPRSPLSPCCISPELLSPESMGVKLKPIKTRVAVDF
- the LOC120664346 gene encoding protein NDL2-like isoform X5 encodes the protein MGESSGSASFSVDVERISFGGKVRVRRQAPRASCEDEMWFCNSCCVWRRGQACACYLPGCRFELLVLFPRIVLLPGSCVFAAPQFLHLPHQSSGAREPYSWERLQSHVMCRCYLLMILLIRLQMCSISSGSVMCLGVTAGAYVLTLFATKYRERVIGLMLVSPLCKAPSWSEWLYNKLLLNLLYYYGTRGLVKECLLQRYFNKKVRGDAQYPESDIVQACKNLLDEKQGENIWRFLQSINERHDLTDSLRKLQCRTLIFVGENSEFHEDAIHMTAKLDRRYCALVEVQDCGSLVTEEQPYAMLMPMEYFLMGYGLYRPYQLSGSPRSPLSPCCISPELLSPESMGVKLKPIKTRVAVDF
- the LOC120664346 gene encoding protein NDL2-like isoform X8 encodes the protein MGESSGSASFSVDVERISFGGKEHLVRTRCGSVTVAVYGDEDKPALVTYPDTCLVSKDCSSARKLRLCCSTISASTTSILRGTRALQLGAAPIPCDVPVLSVDDLADQVADVLDFFSLGSVMCLGVTAGAYVLTLFATKYRERVIGLMLVSPLCKAPSWSEWLYNKLLLNLLYYYGTRGLVKECLLQRYFNKKVRGDAQYPESDIVQACKNLLDEKQGENIWRFLQSINERHDLTDSLRKLQCRTLIFVGENSEFHEDAIHMTAKLDRRYCALVEVQDCGSLVTEEQPYAMLMPMEYFLMGYGLYRPYQLSGSPRSPLSPCCISPELLSPESMGVKLKPIKTRVAVDF
- the LOC120664346 gene encoding protein NDL2-like isoform X4 encodes the protein MTKPSRSSLRRRIYTRPRAEAEAEAEPRRREVGRGALEAKQQWGSPAVRPPFRWTSSGSPSAARSESDDKHLEHLVRTRCGSVTVAVYGDEDKPALVTYPDVGLNYLSCFQGLFFCPEAASLLLHNFCIYHINPQGHELGAAPIPCDVPVLSVDDLADQVADVLDFFSLGSVMCLGVTAGAYVLTLFATKYRERVIGLMLVSPLCKAPSWSEWLYNKLLLNLLYYYGTRGLVKECLLQRYFNKLLDEKQGENIWRFLQSINERHDLTDSLRKLQCRTLIFVGENSEFHEDAIHMTAKLDRRYCALVEVQDCGSLVTEEQPYAMLMPMEYFLMGYGLYRPYQLSGSPRSPLSPCCISPELLSPESMGVKLKPIKTRVAVDF
- the LOC120664346 gene encoding protein NDL2-like isoform X7 codes for the protein MGESSGSASFSVDVERISFGGKEHLVRTRCGSVTVAVYGDEDKPALVTYPDVGLNYLSCFQGLFFCPEAASLLLHNFCIYHINPQGHELGAAPIPCDVPVLSVDDLADQVADVLDFFSLGSVMCLGVTAGAYVLTLFATKYRERVIGLMLVSPLCKAPSWSEWLYNKLLLNLLYYYGTRGLVKECLLQRYFNKKVRGDAQYPESDIVQACKNLLDEKQGENIWRFLQSINERHDLTDSLRKLQCRTLIFVGENSEFHEDAIHMTAKLDRRYCALVEVQDCGSLVTEEQPYAMLMPMEYFLMGYGLYRPYQLSGSPRSPLSPCCISPELLSPESMGVKLKPIKTRVAVDF
- the LOC120664346 gene encoding protein NDL2-like isoform X1, whose amino-acid sequence is MTKPSRSSLRRRIYTRPRAEAEAEAEPRRREVGRGALEAKQQWGSPAVRPPFRWTSSGSPSAARSESDDKHLEHLVRTRCGSVTVAVYGDEDKPALVTYPDVGLNYLSCFQGLFFCPEAASLLLHNFCIYHINPQGHELGAAPIPCDVPVLSVDDLADQVADVLDFFSLGSVMCLGVTAGAYVLTLFATKYRERVIGLMLVSPLCKAPSWSEWLYNKLLLNLLYYYGTRGLVKECLLQRYFNKKVRGDAQYPESDIVQACKNLLDEKQGENIWRFLQSINERHDLTDSLRKLQCRTLIFVGENSEFHEDAIHMTAKLDRRYCALVEVQDCGSLVTEEQPYAMLMPMEYFLMGYGLYRPYQLSGSPRSPLSPCCISPELLSPESMGVKLKPIKTRVAVDF
- the LOC120664346 gene encoding protein NDL2-like isoform X6, translating into MGESSGSASFSVDVERISFGGKVRVRRQAPRASCEDEMWFCNSCCVWRRGQACACYLPGYLSCFQGLFFCPEAASLLLHNFCIYHINPQGHELGAAPIPCDVPVLSVDDLADQVADVLDFFSLGSVMCLGVTAGAYVLTLFATKYRERVIGLMLVSPLCKAPSWSEWLYNKLLLNLLYYYGTRGLVKECLLQRYFNKKVRGDAQYPESDIVQACKNLLDEKQGENIWRFLQSINERHDLTDSLRKLQCRTLIFVGENSEFHEDAIHMTAKLDRRYCALVEVQDCGSLVTEEQPYAMLMPMEYFLMGYGLYRPYQLSGSPRSPLSPCCISPELLSPESMGVKLKPIKTRVAVDF
- the LOC120664346 gene encoding protein NDL1-like isoform X10; amino-acid sequence: METRTSLRLLPTRILVLFPRIVLLPGSCVFAAPQFLHLPHQSSGAREPYSWERLQSHVMCRCYLLMILLIRLQMCSISSGSVMCLGVTAGAYVLTLFATKYRERVIGLMLVSPLCKAPSWSEWLYNKLLLNLLYYYGTRGLVKECLLQRYFNKKVRGDAQYPESDIVQACKNLLDEKQGENIWRFLQSINERHDLTDSLRKLQCRTLIFVGENSEFHEDAIHMTAKLDRRYCALVEVQDCGSLVTEEQPYAMLMPMEYFLMGYGLYRPYQLSGSPRSPLSPCCISPELLSPESMGVKLKPIKTRVAVDF
- the LOC120664346 gene encoding protein NDL2-like isoform X2, translating into MTKPSRSSLRRRIYTRPRAEAEAEAEPRRREVGRGALEAKQQWGSPAVRPPFRWTSSGSPSAARSESDDKHLEHLVRTRCGSVTVAVYGDEDKPALVTYPDTCLVSKDCSSARKLRLCCSTISASTTSILRGTRALQLGAAPIPCDVPVLSVDDLADQVADVLDFFSLGSVMCLGVTAGAYVLTLFATKYRERVIGLMLVSPLCKAPSWSEWLYNKLLLNLLYYYGTRGLVKECLLQRYFNKKVRGDAQYPESDIVQACKNLLDEKQGENIWRFLQSINERHDLTDSLRKLQCRTLIFVGENSEFHEDAIHMTAKLDRRYCALVEVQDCGSLVTEEQPYAMLMPMEYFLMGYGLYRPYQLSGSPRSPLSPCCISPELLSPESMGVKLKPIKTRVAVDF
- the LOC120664346 gene encoding protein NDL2-like isoform X3; this encodes MTKPSRSSLRRRIYTRPRAEAEAEAEPRRREVGRGALEAKQQWGSPAVRPPFRWTSSGSPSAARSESDDKHLEHLVRTRCGSVTVAVYGDEDKPALVTYPDTCLVSKDCSSARKLRLCCSTISASTTSILRGTSWERLQSHVMCRCYLLMILLIRLQMCSISSGSVMCLGVTAGAYVLTLFATKYRERVIGLMLVSPLCKAPSWSEWLYNKLLLNLLYYYGTRGLVKECLLQRYFNKKVRGDAQYPESDIVQACKNLLDEKQGENIWRFLQSINERHDLTDSLRKLQCRTLIFVGENSEFHEDAIHMTAKLDRRYCALVEVQDCGSLVTEEQPYAMLMPMEYFLMGYGLYRPYQLSGSPRSPLSPCCISPELLSPESMGVKLKPIKTRVAVDF